Proteins from a genomic interval of Coprothermobacter sp.:
- a CDS encoding acetyltransferase, with amino-acid sequence MGTGRQRIEESGMLRNMPWFYATVHRVRTEFKKLMLHTTGIHTTTHLAGWSRLASDIKTHEYVYIGPSCTIGPGVEIGAYTMLAPRVAIVGGDHRYDRPGVPTEFSGRAALRRTSIGADVWLGFGCIIIAGVTIGRGAIVAAGAVVTHDVPPYAVVGGVPAKFIRWRFASTDDRAIHDAMLLERPRAGHYAGAFAAAVDSRQGEEGSDERTISG; translated from the coding sequence ATGGGGACTGGTCGCCAGAGAATAGAGGAGTCCGGAATGCTAAGGAATATGCCATGGTTCTATGCGACGGTACACCGAGTGCGTACAGAGTTCAAGAAGCTCATGTTGCATACAACTGGAATTCACACGACAACGCACCTTGCGGGATGGAGCAGACTTGCCAGCGACATCAAGACACATGAGTATGTCTATATTGGCCCAAGCTGCACTATAGGTCCTGGCGTGGAAATTGGAGCCTACACGATGCTAGCACCACGGGTCGCCATAGTCGGAGGGGATCATCGGTATGACAGACCTGGGGTACCCACGGAGTTTTCGGGTCGTGCAGCACTGCGAAGGACATCGATAGGAGCTGACGTGTGGTTGGGTTTTGGATGCATCATCATTGCTGGAGTGACCATCGGTAGAGGGGCAATCGTAGCAGCAGGTGCTGTCGTGACACACGATGTCCCCCCCTATGCCGTTGTTGGTGGTGTACCAGCTAAGTTCATCCGTTGGCGTTTCGCAAGTACTGACGACAGAGCAATTCACGATGCTATGCTTCTTGAGCGCCCGCGGGCGGGTCACTATGCGGGAGCCTTTGCGGCAGCAGTAGACTCACGACAGGGAGAGGAGGGTTCAGATGAGCGCACGATTTCAGGGTGA
- a CDS encoding UDP-glucose 4-epimerase produces MSARFQGDRRCTLITGGTGSFGHAFLTYTLARGVQEVRVLSRDEFKQEVMRKQLHDPRVKFYLGDVRDRASVDHAMEGVDHVFHAAALKEVPSCEFFPVQAVMTNVLGSNNVIESAIAHGVKSVVCLSTDKAVQPINAMGMSKALMEKTAYAAARDSGHTRQTVITVTRYGNVMCSRGSVIPLFIEKMKRGEPLTVTEPTMTRFLMSMDEAIGLVLFAMEHAEPGDLFIRKAPACTIGDLALALKELFHSDAPIQVIGSRHGEKLHETLATAAELHRAEDMGDYFRVRMDDRDLNYEKYVSEGDQGVLMTNDYTSALTQRLSVQEIMNKLAALREVHHEVNGGTGSSFSRGS; encoded by the coding sequence ATGAGCGCACGATTTCAGGGTGACAGGCGATGCACGTTGATCACCGGTGGTACCGGCTCCTTTGGCCATGCCTTCTTGACGTACACGCTTGCTCGGGGTGTGCAGGAAGTTCGGGTCCTCAGCCGAGACGAGTTCAAGCAGGAGGTCATGCGCAAGCAGCTGCACGACCCGCGGGTCAAGTTCTATCTGGGTGACGTGCGGGACCGTGCCAGTGTCGACCATGCCATGGAGGGCGTCGACCATGTGTTCCATGCTGCGGCGCTGAAGGAGGTGCCCTCCTGCGAGTTCTTCCCGGTTCAGGCGGTCATGACCAACGTGCTGGGGAGCAACAATGTTATTGAGTCAGCTATCGCTCACGGGGTAAAGAGTGTCGTGTGCCTGAGTACCGACAAGGCAGTTCAGCCGATCAACGCCATGGGCATGAGCAAGGCGCTCATGGAGAAGACGGCATATGCGGCAGCGAGGGACAGCGGGCACACCAGACAGACGGTCATCACCGTGACCCGCTACGGCAATGTGATGTGTTCCCGTGGCTCAGTCATTCCGCTGTTCATCGAGAAGATGAAACGGGGTGAACCGCTGACGGTCACGGAACCCACGATGACCCGTTTTCTGATGTCGATGGACGAAGCTATTGGACTGGTGTTGTTTGCCATGGAGCACGCCGAGCCAGGCGACCTGTTCATCCGCAAAGCGCCGGCCTGTACCATCGGTGATCTGGCACTGGCTCTCAAGGAGCTGTTCCATTCCGACGCGCCCATTCAGGTTATCGGATCGCGTCATGGCGAGAAGCTGCACGAGACGCTGGCGACGGCTGCCGAATTGCACCGGGCGGAGGACATGGGCGACTACTTCCGCGTGCGCATGGACGACCGCGACCTCAACTACGAGAAGTACGTGAGTGAGGGTGACCAAGGTGTCCTGATGACGAACGACTACACCTCGGCTTTGACCCAGCGCCTGTCGGTGCAGGAGATCATGAACAAGTTGGCTGCGCTGCGCGAGGTGCACCATGAGGTGAATGGCGGGACAGGCTCGTCGTTCTCCCGTGGGAGCTGA
- a CDS encoding capsule biosynthesis protein CapF — protein MAGQARRSPVGAEMHIGITGADGFLGWHLRSLLHGDTTEDTAVPCDQASFADDNALDDLAATSDAIVHFAGINRGTDDEVLNGNLAITDRLIAALRRSGRMPHILFASSIQIDRDNTYGEAKRVCAQHLQTWADSCGAHLTTVVLPNVFGEFGRPFYNSVVATFCHQLVHGEEPHIVADAPLELIAAQDVAAKFVALAHDGAAGVVRVPGHNPLLVSEILSRLQGLNASYSGGTLPLLADSFDLQLFNTLRSFRFPDQVQGIFDVHTDPRGTLWEVARSQGTGQTFVSWTEPGVTRGNHYHRHKVERFAVLSGSGRIRLRRLFTPDVHTYDLTGEAPGYVDMPTFCTHSIENTGSAPLLTLFWSGELFDAGKPDTWSEPVLAQEAGR, from the coding sequence ATGGCGGGACAGGCTCGTCGTTCTCCCGTGGGAGCTGAGATGCATATTGGTATCACAGGTGCGGATGGGTTCCTCGGCTGGCATCTGCGGAGTTTGCTGCACGGAGATACGACAGAAGATACTGCTGTGCCCTGTGACCAAGCATCCTTTGCCGACGACAATGCGCTCGACGACCTCGCCGCGACATCCGATGCCATCGTCCACTTCGCCGGCATCAACCGTGGCACCGACGATGAGGTCCTGAACGGCAACCTGGCCATCACGGATCGGCTCATTGCTGCCCTACGCCGGTCCGGCCGCATGCCCCACATCTTGTTTGCCTCCTCCATCCAGATCGATCGTGACAATACCTATGGCGAGGCCAAGCGTGTCTGCGCCCAGCACCTGCAGACATGGGCGGACAGCTGCGGGGCGCACCTTACCACCGTTGTCCTGCCGAACGTCTTTGGCGAGTTCGGCCGTCCGTTCTACAACTCAGTGGTTGCGACTTTCTGCCACCAGCTCGTGCATGGGGAGGAGCCCCACATTGTAGCGGATGCTCCCCTCGAACTTATCGCGGCTCAGGATGTAGCTGCCAAGTTCGTTGCGCTCGCTCATGACGGGGCGGCGGGCGTGGTCCGCGTGCCAGGCCACAATCCCCTGCTGGTCTCTGAGATCCTGAGTCGTCTCCAGGGGCTGAATGCCTCGTATTCCGGTGGTACGCTTCCCCTTCTTGCTGACTCGTTCGACCTGCAGTTGTTCAATACGCTGCGCTCCTTCCGCTTTCCCGACCAGGTTCAGGGCATCTTCGACGTCCATACAGACCCACGTGGTACGCTATGGGAGGTGGCGCGGTCACAGGGAACCGGTCAGACGTTTGTGTCATGGACTGAGCCCGGGGTCACAAGGGGCAACCATTACCATCGGCATAAGGTGGAGCGCTTCGCTGTGCTGAGTGGCAGCGGACGCATTCGCCTGCGGCGACTGTTCACTCCTGACGTCCATACCTACGATCTGACTGGCGAAGCACCGGGCTACGTGGACATGCCGACCTTTTGTACACACAGCATCGAGAATACCGGGTCAGCACCGCTCCTGACCCTGTTCTGGTCAGGTGAGCTGTTTGATGCGGGGAAGCCAGACACTTGGAGTGAACCCGTTCTGGCACAGGAGGCAGGAAGATGA
- a CDS encoding UDP-N-acetylglucosamine 2-epimerase (non-hydrolyzing), whose product MKVMTIVGTRPEIIRLSRVIPCLDAHVQHVLVHTGQNYDDELNGVFFRDLGLRAPDVDLHAAGATAAETIGLTIARIDPVLQAESPDAVLILGDTNSCLTAIAAKRRHIPIFHMEAGNRCFDERVPEETNRRIVDHIADINMPYSSIAREYLLREGVAPDRVITTGSPMYEVLHHYLPAIQASDVLSRLGLTPEGYYVVSVHREENVDDEAHFDAFIAVLRHLSSLERPIVVSTHPRTRKWLDERHVQVPLGVSFLKPLGFLDYVRLELDARCTLSDSGTITEESNILGFPALNLREAHERPEGMEEAAVIMTGLRPERVMEALKVAEAQPRGADRTLRLAPDYAVPNVSEKVLRIILSYTDYVRRVVWNRTT is encoded by the coding sequence ATGAAGGTTATGACTATCGTCGGGACCCGTCCCGAGATCATCCGTTTGTCTCGTGTTATTCCCTGCCTCGACGCGCACGTCCAGCACGTCCTGGTCCACACCGGCCAGAACTACGACGATGAGTTGAATGGTGTGTTCTTCCGTGACCTGGGCCTGCGCGCGCCCGACGTCGATCTGCATGCCGCAGGTGCGACAGCGGCTGAGACCATCGGGCTCACCATTGCACGCATCGACCCTGTCTTGCAGGCTGAATCCCCGGATGCAGTCCTCATCCTCGGCGACACCAACAGTTGCCTCACTGCCATTGCCGCGAAACGGCGTCACATCCCGATCTTCCATATGGAGGCGGGCAACCGGTGTTTCGATGAACGCGTGCCCGAGGAGACCAACAGGCGTATCGTCGACCATATCGCCGACATCAACATGCCCTACAGCTCTATCGCACGAGAGTATCTCCTGCGCGAAGGCGTCGCCCCCGACCGCGTCATTACGACGGGCAGCCCGATGTACGAGGTCCTCCATCACTACCTGCCGGCAATCCAGGCCAGCGATGTGCTGAGCCGACTGGGACTCACCCCCGAAGGGTACTACGTCGTGAGCGTGCACCGCGAGGAGAACGTGGACGATGAGGCACACTTTGATGCCTTCATTGCCGTCCTGCGCCACTTGAGCAGTCTGGAGAGACCTATCGTCGTGAGCACGCACCCGCGCACGCGCAAATGGCTCGACGAGCGTCATGTGCAGGTGCCCCTTGGTGTCAGCTTCCTGAAGCCGCTCGGGTTCCTCGATTATGTCCGGCTTGAACTAGACGCACGGTGTACACTGTCCGACAGCGGAACGATCACGGAAGAATCTAACATCCTGGGATTCCCCGCGCTCAACCTGCGCGAGGCACACGAGCGGCCCGAGGGGATGGAGGAAGCTGCGGTCATCATGACGGGGTTGCGGCCCGAACGCGTTATGGAAGCGCTCAAGGTGGCTGAAGCCCAGCCCCGCGGAGCCGACCGTACGCTGCGTCTGGCCCCCGACTATGCTGTCCCGAACGTATCCGAAAAGGTTCTGCGCATCATCCTGAGCTACACAGACTATGTGCGCAGGGTCGTGTGGAACCGAACCACATGA